The nucleotide sequence ACTTTTCGGTTGTCTTATATTATTGGCTGTGGGCTATATTAACCCATAAGCAGGCCATGACTCAACGGGATTCAGTTCACGTCAAAGTGATGTCACACTCCCACTCCGGAGTAAAAACTTACACATACCCAGAATTCTACTTGGATTACTGATATTGCTAATGCTGGACAACATATAGAGACAAAGTGCAGACTACACAAAGTTTGCATACAATTATATACAATAGGTTGTAAGCATAATGGGATTGGAGTGGATAGTATATAATGAACACAGTACAGCTAGACTCAAGGAAAGGAGCAGagttgagtgtgtttgtgtagctatTTAAGTTGGAGGTGGCTTGATGTAGTGAGCGTTGTCTTACTATTGTCTACAGGACATATAAAAGGCTGGTTTCTGAGGCTACAGAAATGGGGGAAAAAGATAAACTGTTCAGATGGCTGCATTTTGATCATGATTGATCTGACTGCCTGTCAATCTGTGTTCTCGCCGTTTAATCACTCCACAAGTAGTCCACAGGGTTAGAGAAACTACCCCCAAGTTCGTTTTTTTAACAGCCATAGCGGTTAACATTAGCCACGCTAGGTGCAAACCTATAGAAATGTTGTGAGCATGTTTACCTgtaacattaaatcaaacactGCGTTGACTTTTGGTCATTTCGATTGATATACACACGATGTTACGTCACGTTCTGAAAATTCTACTTTAACACCGGATGTGGGAATCACACAAAGTTTTTCAATTCGCATGCAATggtaatatgtatgtatgtcacTTTGTATAGTCACTATATATAGTCACTCTGTCAAAAATACTACTACCCCCACTGAACCTTCCAAATAACCAATACACAGTTTGACAAGAAcgatcctaaccctaaccctaaccctaactcctaagTGTTGAAGCCTCAAGTGACTGCCCTGTTTGGATGTAAACATTCAGTGTTTACTTAGTCAGACAACTGTCAACAGATTGTAAACAACTGTTTATACTTCACTTTTTAATCAGACTGATTACTCCGGTTTATTGAGTCTAACGCTAACATAATCAACAGATTTCACGCGCCACAACATATCCAACAAGTTGTGCCCAAATGTATCCAATTCCGCACGCGGGATTTGGGACATCAGTGCGATCAAGGGGATTTGTCATGCAACTTCATTTCCTACCCCAAGATGGTTGATTCAAAACGATCTAACGACAGAAAGTAGCTATTCGACGTGAATATCACTCTCGCACGAATACATGTGCAGACAGTCCACTGTtgattatgaaaatgtacttgtaACACCAGTGTAATAGCCTGTAGCTACGTAGCTGAGTGCGTGCTACATGTGTCCAAGGAAACATTTCGCAAACTATGTTTAATGGCTTAACTATGCATTCATATGTAAAGACCCAAATCCAATTGTTCCATACAAAGATAGAACGCGCGTTAACTTTAAAAGCTCGTCACACATTTCTGTATGTTGTTGTAGGCCTTCCATCACCGGAATTTTCCGTGGAAGGTGACCCGGGGACTCCATCTCTTTTACCTTGGCTTTATGCTTGCGGGGCTCCGCTCATAGGCCCAGGCTACGGTCTGCGTTGGTTGGGCCAGCGGGTCTGTGAAGCTGGAGGTCGGGTAATTCCTGTCCATCATCCGATGAAGGCTGGGAATGATGCACTTCCCCGATGGAGCTTTGTGAAGCGGCAGGCACACATACGAGCGCAGGGCCAGACAAAACAATCACATTCTCCCGGACCATAGATCGCGAAGCGCAGTCTAGCTTTAAGCTATATAGTCCGGTGAGATTTTAGCCGCTTTTCTTTAGCATGAGGCTTTGATGATTACCATTGTTCGCGTTCCCTGATCAAAAACTATGCGGGCACTGCATGGTGGTTTGATATTTGGATCAGGTCCCCATGTTGGTTTATTTCCCAGGATGCACCACCAAACCCTATAGAGTTCGAAGAGTTCTTTCCAATGACTTTCCTTCGGGATTATAATGGAGTAATATTTTTGGGCGACTATTACAATTAAGTTTTGAAAACTGATAGCCCCGTCTGAAATTGTTTCTACGGTGATATCAACAATTATCACTTTCTTCTAAATACAGTccttaattgacattttcaattaaatgacaGTCCCCAGCATCATTTATAATATGCGCAATTCTTAGAAGCGGTGATTTTAGCAATGCTAACCTTTAATTTGTTCACTTTGTGATAATGTAATTTCACACCTACGGAAAACAATCTGTCATGTACAGAGGTCAAAGTGGACTCAACACTCCAACAATTACAGGCTGTGTTCCTTCCTCAATAATacactacaaaaaaaaattcaggaaTACATGACATCATTAAACTATTAGTTTATTGAAAAATCTGACAAAAGTATAACATTGTTGAAACACAATCAAATAAACCAAGAATCATACAATCTGAACATTCTCCCATCGTGTTAACTTCAGTGTTCACAGATATAAAACTCAAAGAACGAAACATCTTAAGGGATGTCACATCAACAACACTAATCCTTACATAAGGCATGCCCAAATGAGCAGTGTTCTTTGAATATCCTATTATACAGCTGGATGGGAACACCACACTACCCACCTGACTCCTGGGGAAAGCCCAATACACACAGCTACGGAAAGAAtgaagagaccacggcacctttttctttccttccaaaaaagttgaaaaggaaggttttgagggtggaacagaagggttaaaattaagagaccactgcaaattgaacgcttctgttcctcactcaaaactttccttttcaacttttttggaaaggaaagaaaaagatgcagtggtctcttaactttttccggagctgtgcacacgcgcgcatacacacaaacacacacacacaaacacacacacacaaacacacacacacaaacacacacacaaacacacacactttttcctTGACCAATTAATTTCAACTTTCTTGGGCCAAGATATAGCAAGCTTGACTTGGGCAGGAGCTCAGCAGAACTTATTACACCACCCGAAATGTCTTTCTGCTCAGATTTCTGCAGCACCTACAGAACATTAGCTAATTAGCACTGCAGAGTTCCTAAACAGTACAGGCAGCCAAAATGAGTAGGCTAAACaattcccccccaccccccattcaGGTCTAGCACTGATTGCGTCAAGCACAGACAGCGTAAGTGACTAGTTatgacatgtactgtacatatatgaTTCCGAGAATGTGTAGGCGTCAGGACTTTTGGTCTGTCCTAAAAACTATGCTCATACTGTGCACTGACTGTGATATATCTCACTGCAAGCAATACAGCTTCTCATCCTtcatttttcattaattttaGCAGAGCCATGGACAGATTATAGCAACAATATAATGTCAAGTACTGCCTTGCCAGTTGAGCTCAACATTGAAATTAaggaataaaacaatgaaatacacTTGGGCACAAGCAGAGGAATGGCTATACATCTGGGAAATTGCTAAATATGCTTAGCAGCGGTAAAGAGGTAACCAGTCACAAAGAGTTACATTAATATGAATTTAAATGATCACAAAATATTACAGTTCAATAAAATCCTATGTTGCACATGCATGGTCAAGTACAAATCATGTAAAAGTAGATATGTCTAAACCTCTTCGTAGCATTAAATGATGCTAAATATGGAGACCTTCATCTGCCGAGGTAAAACCGTTGCTATCGTTGAATACTTCCAGGTCGAGACCTgttgggtaaaaaaaataaaaaaaacacaattgaaaCATGTTGTCTCACTTAACAAGCAAGGTACACTGAAAAAACGTATGCGTGAATTATTTTGTCACCATAATCAGGCAGAGCAGCTTTTTTGATAAGTGTAGCAGGGCTGCTTGGGACGCTCAGAGCAGACAACGGTCACCTACAAAGAAACCGACCACTTCACAGTCTCAGAGCGAGTGAGGTCCCAGCATGAAGGCAAGTAGCGTGTACCGCTAACCAACTAGCCATTTCATTGGCTACACTCACCCTTCCACCCCACCGCGGCAATCCGCACCATAGTGTACATGAGCGTGTATGAGCGTGTGGGCCTACCCAGGGTACGGAGGAGGGGGGGCGTCGTGTGGTCCCGTATTGACTATAGCATCCTCGTAGGACGGGAGGCCCGGGGGGTTGATCTCCTCAAGGGGCGGCGGGGCCGGGAGCACAGGCTGCAGAGAGACCTCCTCCAGTCTCCGCATGATCAGAGAAGCATTACTCCGCCTTGGACGAACCCTGACAGacctggagacacacacggagATGCACACTGTCAGGGACTGTCCGGTACTACTCAAACAGATGTGAGTGCGTGCAGTGCCTTGGGAAAGTGTTCAGAACCCCTCACTTCCTCCACATtcttgtgttatagacttcatttataattgattgagGATTTTTGCCCGTCTACACACAAAACGCCAGAACGATATTGTGGAACACATGAAAAACTGAGATGTCAGGTACAGAGGTATTTAAACCCTTGGCCAAGACACTCCAGATTGAGCTCAATTGGCTCTGGTGTCCTTTGATAATCCTTAAGATGCAtctacaacttgattggagtctaACATCTGATGTGATTTAGGAAGGCACACGCAAAAGCAAATACCAAGCCatgtccaaggaactctccataGACCTCAGAAATATGTGCTGAAGCATATATTTGGGGAATGTCATAAAAAATTACTTAAGCATACATCATTTCCCAGTAGCACAGTTGGCTCCATCCA is from Esox lucius isolate fEsoLuc1 chromosome 2, fEsoLuc1.pri, whole genome shotgun sequence and encodes:
- the prrg4 gene encoding transmembrane gamma-carboxyglutamic acid protein 4 isoform X3 yields the protein MSRRRTPSGNNTLRDNRPSRLDVTALLVGLIAAGVSLVITGFLVWYFCQRRCKDGFSHSGSVRVRPRRSNASLIMRRLEEVSLQPVLPAPPPLEEINPPGLPSYEDAIVNTGPHDAPPPPYPGSRPGSIQR